One Hyla sarda isolate aHylSar1 chromosome 11, aHylSar1.hap1, whole genome shotgun sequence genomic window carries:
- the GPHB5 gene encoding glycoprotein hormone beta-5 isoform X2, with translation MNPHRVTLITLQLLILSGCWNTYAISNISLRTFIGCAVREFTFLAKKPGCKGLRVTTDACWGRCETWEKPILDPPHIDAYHRVCTYNETKLVTVKLPNCIPSVDPFFTYPMAIRCDCGVCSTATTECETL, from the exons ATGAACCCTCACCGTGTGACCCTGATCACCCTACAACTGCTGATCCTGAGTGGCTGCTGGAACACGTACGCCATCTCCAACATCAGTCTGAGAACCTTCATTGGCTGTGCCGTGCGAGAATTCACCTTCTTGGCAAAAAAACCTGGATGTAAAGGCTTACGTGTcaccactgatgcctgctgggggcgctGTGAGACTTGGGAG AAACCTATCCTCGACCCTCCCCACATAGACGCTTACCACAGAGTCTGTACCTACAATGAAACAAAGCTGGTTACCGTAAAACTACCCAACTGCATCCCCAGTGTGGATCCCTTCTTCACCTACCCAATGGCCATCAGATGTGATTGTGGCGTCTGCTCGACTGCAACTACTGAATGTGAGACCCTGTAA
- the GPHB5 gene encoding glycoprotein hormone beta-5 isoform X1, with the protein MTMNPHRVTLITLQLLILSGCWNTYAISNISLRTFIGCAVREFTFLAKKPGCKGLRVTTDACWGRCETWEKPILDPPHIDAYHRVCTYNETKLVTVKLPNCIPSVDPFFTYPMAIRCDCGVCSTATTECETL; encoded by the exons atg ACCATGAACCCTCACCGTGTGACCCTGATCACCCTACAACTGCTGATCCTGAGTGGCTGCTGGAACACGTACGCCATCTCCAACATCAGTCTGAGAACCTTCATTGGCTGTGCCGTGCGAGAATTCACCTTCTTGGCAAAAAAACCTGGATGTAAAGGCTTACGTGTcaccactgatgcctgctgggggcgctGTGAGACTTGGGAG AAACCTATCCTCGACCCTCCCCACATAGACGCTTACCACAGAGTCTGTACCTACAATGAAACAAAGCTGGTTACCGTAAAACTACCCAACTGCATCCCCAGTGTGGATCCCTTCTTCACCTACCCAATGGCCATCAGATGTGATTGTGGCGTCTGCTCGACTGCAACTACTGAATGTGAGACCCTGTAA